A single region of the Eremothecium gossypii ATCC 10895 chromosome V, complete sequence genome encodes:
- the ADA2 gene encoding chromatin-binding transcription regulator ADA2 (Syntenic homolog of Saccharomyces cerevisiae YDR448W (ADA2)) → MSNKFHCDICSSDCTNRVRISCAVCPEYDLCVPCFSQGLYNGNHRPYHDYRIIETNSYPILCDDWGADEEQALIKGAQTLGLGNWQDIADNIGSREKEEVYEHYVKYYLKSDFYPIPDITKDIRVPQEAFLEERKRRIERFREKPLQPPRKPLASVPSCHEVQGFMPGRLEFETEFENDAEGPVKDMVFEPDDQPLEIEVKLAILDIYNSRLTTRAEKKRLLFENNLMDYRRLQSIDKKRSKEAKELYNRIKPLARIMSPQDFEEFSKDVLEELRCRTRIAQLQEWRMNGITTLEAGLKYERDKLTRIQTLERFGSSIYGSSAQANSNRYRASAAHRTASEFSQNYSDCGNRKKAITTGDIQHGADFGLLSPEEQQLCIQLKIMPKPYIAIKEVIFRALLRTGGMLKKKHCRELLNIDQAKANKIYEFFSSQNWL, encoded by the coding sequence ATGTCGAACAAGTTCCACTGCGATATATGTTCGTCGGATTGCACAAATCGGGTTCGGATCTCGTGCGCAGTGTGCCCAGAATATGATCTATGTGTGCCATGTTTTTCGCAGGGCCTATATAATGGGAACCACCGGCCGTACCATGACTACCGGATCATCGAAACAAATTCGTACCCGATTTTATGCGACGACTGGGGGGCAGACGAGGAGCAAGCGCTGATTAAGGGCGCGCAGACGCTGGGACTGGGTAACTGGCAGGACATTGCGGACAACATTGGGTCGCGGGAGAAGGAAGAGGTGTACGAACACTATGTCAAGTACTACCTGAAAAGCGATTTCTACCCGATCCCGGACATCACAAAGGATATACGAGTACCACAGGAGGCGTTTCTGGAAGAGCGGAAACGGCGGATTGAGCGCTTCCGCGAGAAGCCtctgcagccgccgcgTAAGCCGCTCGCATCGGTCCCATCGTGCCACGAGGTACAGGGGTTCATGCCTGGGAGGCTGGAATTCGAGACTGAATTCGAGAACGATGCAGAAGGCCCAGTAAAGGACATGGTTTTTGAGCCAGATGACCAGCCTCTGGAGATCGAGGTGAAGTTGGCGATACTCGACATATACAATTCTCGTCTGACTACGCGTGCTGAGAAGAAGCGTCTACTGTTCGAAAATAATCTGATGGATTACAGGCGACTGCAGAGTATTGACAAGAAACGCTCCAAGGAGGCCAAGGAGCTCTATAACCGTATCAAACCACTAGCCCGCATAATGTCACCACAAGACTTTGAAGAGTTCAGCAAAGATGTGCTGGAAGAGTTGCGGTGCAGAACACGGATTGCACAGCTACAGGAGTGGAGGATGAACGGAATTACCACGCTTGAGGCCGGCCTTAAATACGAACGTGACAAACTAACTAGAATTCAGACCCTGGAGAGGTTTGGCTCCTCTATATATGGTTCTTCTGCCCAGGCGAACTCTAATAGGTATAGGGCGTCAGCAGCGCATAGGACAGCATCCGAGTTCAGTCAAAACTACTCCGACTGTGGCAATAGGAAGAAAGCCATCACCACTGGCGATATACAACATGGTGCGGACTTTGGATTACTTTCTCCGGAAGAACAGCAACTCTGCATCCAGCTGAAGATTATGCCAAAGCCGTACATTGCAATTAAAGAAGTGATATTCAGAGCTCTCTTACGCACCGGCGGTAtgctgaagaagaagcaTTGCCGCGAACTGCTAAATATAGACCAGGCGAAGGCCAACAAAATTTATGAATTCTTCAGCTCTCAAAATTGGTTATAG